One Solanum lycopersicum chromosome 4, SLM_r2.1 DNA window includes the following coding sequences:
- the LOC101266929 gene encoding putative late blight resistance protein homolog R1A-10: MAAYSAVISLLRTLDERNIHELFHDHTAEVLDSLRAIAEYFEKVLDEFEPGKIKSLEEKIRDAASEAEDVVELKTHQIIEGTSWTFGILQHRDLLPVFEKMETIKKQVMEIVSHDADQILELFGDSMIGPSSKSYALLSDKLEDDIVRGIDDDLEIIIKRLIGPPSDLDIVTISGMGGIGKTTLARKAYHHLTIRYHFDILAWVTISQEFQCRNVLLEALHCISKKTAIVNAKDYDKMDDSELADLVQKNLKGPRYLVVVDDIWTENVWDSVRGIFPNYNNGSRILLTTRENEVAMYANTCSPHEMSLLSGENGWKLVCDKVFGPKHDHPPELEEIGKEIVEKCQGLPLTISVIAGHLCKVARTLEGWKDVARTLSEIIASHPDECLAVLGLSYHHLPNHLKPCFLSMSSFPEDFQVETRILIQLWIAEGFIRTSENGKSLEEVAIDYLEDLISRNLIQARERRFNGDIKACGIHDLLREFCLTEAEMTKHMHVERTYPTLPTQMHNVRRFSFQTEYYSVDDCYKLLPPASRSIYLFSRLDLPNLPRIKLHRRLPIYHHDPIIYEFFSHFNLLRVLSMNNKYLYFESFPLVITKLFHLRYLQVRFNGNIPESISELQNLQTLILSGTFPLDMTLPVKIWMMKNLRYIRLDRPTYLPSPGTQSLVTGMPNLQEFSGHLTDEVFSGIPNIKRLIFHLPYFRKSNLDQLQLDMSRLTKLEAFKFYGSIFYRYSFKRFHFPTSLRRLSLTRCSDFLWTDVSSTVMMLPNLEELKLKNCQTLIDEWRLSDEHKFRSLKLLLLSDSDLRYWEATSDNFPKLKRLVLKNCGDLQGIPADFGEICSLESIELYDCSTTAENSAREIVQEQEDMGNYFLKIYIHNIRDNGLFGYFGYTFWKMGR, translated from the exons ATGGCAGCTTATAGTGCTGTAATTTCTCTTCTTCGAACTCTTGACGAACGAAATATTCATGAACTCTTTCATGATCACACTGCTGAAGTACTCGATTCTCTTCGTGCTATTGCTGAATATTTCGAaaaagttcttgatgaatttgaacctggaaaaataaaatctttggAGGAAAAAATCAGAGATGCTGCTAGTGAGGCAGAAGACGTTGTTGAGCTGAAAACTCATCAAATCATCGAAGGGACAAGCTGGACTTTTGGAATTTTACAACACCGGGATTTGCTACcagtttttgaaaaaatggaaaCAATAAAGAAACAAGTGATGGAGATTGTTTCTCATGATGCTGATCAAATTCTTGAATTATTTGGGGATTCCATGATTGGCCCTTCTTCTAAAAGTTACGCATTGCTGTCAGATAAGTTGGAAGATGATATCGTGCGGGGAATTGATGATGACTTGGAGATCATAATTAAAAGACTGATAGGACCACCATCGGATCTAGACATTGTCACAATATCAGGCATGGGTGGCATTGGCAAAACAACACTTGCTAGAAAAGCTTATCATCATCTCACAATCAGGTATCACTTTGACATTCTTGCTTGGGTTACTATATCTCAAGAATTTCAATGTAGAAATGTATTGTTAGAAGCTTTACATTGCATTTCAAAGAAAACAGCTATTGTGAACGCAAAAGACTATGATAAGATGGATGACAGTGAGTTAGCTGACCTGGTGCAAAAGAACCTAAAGGGTCCAAGATaccttgttgttgttgatgatattTGGACTGAAAATGTTTGGGATAGTGTAAGAGGAATATTTCCTAATTACAACAATGGGAGTCGAATCTTATTGACTACTAGGGAAAATGAGGTAGCAATGTATGCAAATACTTGTAGCCCTCATGAGATGAGCCTTTTGAGTGGAGAAAATGGTTGGAAGTTAGTTTGTGATAAGGTGTTTGGACCAAAACATGATCATCCTCCCGAATTGGAAGAAATTGGAAAGGAAATAGTAGAAAAATGCCAAGGACTACCCTTAACAATTTCAGTGATTGCAGGACATCTCTGTAAAGTGGCCAGGACATTAGAAGGTTGGAAGGATGTTGCCCGAACCTTAAGTGAAATCATTGCTAGTCATCCAGATGAATGCTTAGCAGTGCTCGGTTTGAGTTATCACCACTTGCCTAATCACCTCAAACCTTGCTTTCTATCTATGAGTAGTTTCCCAGAGGATTTTCAGGTTGAGACTCGGATATTGATCCAATTATGGATTGCAGAAGGTTTCATAAGGACTTCCGAAAATGGTAAAAGTTTGGAGGAAGTGGCAATAGATTATTTGGAGGATCTTATTAGTAGGAACTTGATACAGGCTAGAGAAAGGAGATTCAATGGTGATATAAAAGCGTGTGGAATACATGATCTACTGCGTGAGTTCTGTTTGACAGAAGCTGAAATGACAAAGCATATGCATGTTGAGAGAACTTACCCTACTCTTCCAACACAAATGCATAATGTTCGCCGCTTCAGTTTTCAAACTGAATATTATTCCGTTGATGATTGTTATAAGCTATTACCTCCTGCTTCTAGATCTATCTACTTATTTTCTCGATTGGATCTACCTAATTTACCCCGTATTAAGCTTCACAGGAGATTACCCATCTATCATCATGATCctataatatatgaatttttctCTCATTTCAACCTTCTCAGGGTGTTGTCCATGAACAATAAATATCTTTATTTCGAATCATTTCCGCTTGTGATTACAAAGTTGTTTCATCTGAGATATCTCCAAGTTAGATTTAATGGCAATATTCCTGAATCAATTTCAGAGCTTCAGAATTTGCAAACTCTAATTTTGAGTGGTACTTTTCCTTTAGATATGACTTTACCTGTGAAGATATGGATGATGAAGAACTTGAGGTATATACGTCTGGATCGTCCCACTTATTTACCAAGTCCTGGAACACAAAGTCTTGTGACAGGGATGCCAAATCTACAGGAATTTTCTGGTCATTTGACAGACGAAGTCTTTTCTGGCATTCCCAATATAAAGAGATTGATCTTTCACTTACCTTATTTCCGAAAAAGTAATCTCGATCAGCTCCAATTGGATATGTCCAGATTGACAAAACTCGAAGCATTCAAGTTTTATGGTTCAATTTTTTATCGATATTCCTTCAAGAGATTTCATTTTCCAACATCACTTAGGAGGTTGTCTTTAACACGGTGTAGTGATTTTTTATGGACAGATGTATCTTCGACTGTTATGATGTTGCCAAATCTTGAAGAGCTCAAACTTAAAAATTGTCAAACCTTGATTGATGAATGGAGATTGAGTGATGAACACAAGTTCAGAAGTTTGAAGTTGTTGTTACTGAGTGACTCAGATCTTAGGTATTGGGAAGCTACCAGTGATAACTTTCCAAAGCTAAAACGCCTTGTTCTGAAAAATTGTGGTGACCTGCAAGGAATTCcagcagattttggggaaatttGTAGTTTGGAATCAATTGAGTTATACGATTGCAGCACTACAGCTGAGAATTCTGCAAGAGAGATTGTACAAGAACAAGAGGACATGGGGAATTATTTCCTTAAGATTTACATCCATAACATTCGCG ATAATGGCCTCTTTGGCTATTTTGGTTATACATTCTGGAAAATGGGACGATAG
- the LOC101267224 gene encoding alkane hydroxylase MAH1: MTLLGLGYIEIFLALFCFLLFYCFRHSNYPINFPIFGMLPGLLYNIQQIHERCTMSMKASGGTFLFKGLWFANMDTLTTVDPANVHYIMSANFMNFPKGPKFKEMFDVLGNGIFNADLDMWKVQRKMTRSLITHHEFYKFLVKTSCDKVEKGLIPVIDHVCNKGCVVDLQDLFQRFTFDTTCILVTGYDPGCVSIDFPDVPFSKAMDDAEEAILFRHALPEIVWKLQRWLRIGEEKKMINAQEVLDYTIDKYISMKREDLKEVDHDLKESEEGFDLLTFYLKDEKELGVKCDDKFLRDNILNLMIAGRDTTSSALTWFIWLVSTNPQVEKKIRDEINFVIPNEEGEKFRLFNVQELNKLVYLHGALCDSLRLYPPVPFQHKEPLEEDILPSGHKVHPKLKIMFSLYAMGRMESIWGKDCLEFKPERWISERGTIKHEPSYKFLAFNAGPRTCLGKEVAFTQMKAVAAAIIHNYQVELVKGHIVEPNASIILYMRHGFKVKINKRWT; this comes from the coding sequence atgacaCTTTTAGGATTAGGCTACATTGAAATTTTCCTAGCTTTGttctgttttcttttgttttattgctttagacattcaaattatccaataaattttccaatttttgGTATGTTACCAGGATTACTTTATAATATACAACAAATACATGAAAGGTGCACTATGTCAATGAAGGCCTCAGGGGGCACATTTTTATTCAAAGGTCTATGGTTTGCAAATATGGACACATTAACAACAGTTGATCCAGCTAATGTTCATTATATCATGAGTgcaaatttcatgaattttccTAAAGGTCCTAAATTCAAAGAGATGTTTGATGTTTTAGGTAATGGTATATTCAACGCGGATTTGGATATGTGGAAGGTCCAGAGGAAGATGACGCGTTCTCTCATCACTCATCATGAGTTCTACAAGTTTTTAGTCAAGACTAGTTGCGATAAGGTGGAGAAAGGACTAATTCCGGTTATTGATCATGTTTGTAACAAGGGTTGTGTTGTGGATTTGCAAGATTTGTTTCAAAGGTTCACTTTTGACACAACTTGTATATTGGTTACCGGATATGATCCTGGATGTGTATCGATAGATTTCCCTGATGTTCCCTTCTCGAAAGCAATGGATGATGCTGAAGAAGCTATTCTTTTTCGTCATGCATTGCCTGAGATTGTGTGGAAGTTGCAAAGGTGGCTTAGAATTGGAGAAGAAAAGAAGATGATTAATGCTCAGGAGGTATTGGACTATACTATAGATAAATACATTTCCATGAAGCGCGAAGATTTGAAGGAAGTAGATCATGATTTGAAAGAAAGTGAAGAGGGATTTGATCTCTTGACATTTTActtaaaggatgaaaaagaaTTGGGAGTCAAGTGTGATGACAAGTTCTTGAGGGACAATATATTGAATCTTATGATAGCAGGGCGTGACACGACTAGCTCTGCTCTCACATGGTTCATTTGGCTTGTGTCAACAAATCCACAAGTGGAAAAAAAGATTAGGGACGAAATCAACTTTGTTATCCCCAATGAAGAAGGCGAAAAATTTAGGCTTTTTAATGTTCAAGAATTGAACAAACTTGTTTACTTACATGGTGCATTGTGTGATTCACTAAGGCTATATCCACCGGTGCCATTCCAACACAAGGAGCCTCTTGAGGAAGACATACTTCCAAGTGGACACAAAGTTCATCCAAAGTTAAAGATTATGTTCTCATTGTACGCGATGGGGAGAATGGAGTCGATTTGGGGGAAAGATTGTTTGGAATTTAAGCCAGAGAGATGGATTTCTGAACGAGGGACGATTAAACATGAGCCATCGTACAAGTTTTTGGCTTTTAACGCTGGACCAAGAACTTGTCTTGGTAAAGAAGTGGCTTTCACACAAATGAAGGCTGTGGCTGCTGCTATTATTCACAATTATCAAGTTGAACTTGTTAAAGGACACATTGTTGAACCAAATGCTTCTATTATTCTCTACATGAGACATGGTTTTAAAGTAAAGATTAATAAGAGGTGGACTTAA